From the genome of Poecile atricapillus isolate bPoeAtr1 chromosome 23, bPoeAtr1.hap1, whole genome shotgun sequence, one region includes:
- the DYRK3 gene encoding dual specificity tyrosine-phosphorylation-regulated kinase 3: protein MLLGRKPDGPLAAARIGDGLYDSYMRIDDCRYPEPTNEEHSPSGLPSLSRPHVSINKLIMKDHSLTGNQVKVEQLFEDSGNRRSSALQSAGLTPERSLPSLTKEKTLESLGPRGNGSSLKSHKAISQPPEQAVKQFKHQLSAYELQEIFSFSEIYFVGPSAKKRQGVIGGPNNSGYDDDQGSYIHVPHDHLAYRYEVLKIIGKGSFGQVAKVYDHKLHQHLALKMVRNEKRFHRQAAEEIRILEHLKKQDKTGSMNVIHMLESFTFRNHICMTFELLSMNLYELIKRNKFQGFSLQLVRKFAHSILQCLDALYRNKIIHCDLKPENILLKQQGRSGIKVIDFGSSCFEHQRVYTYIQSRFYRAPEVILGSRYGMPIDMWSFGCILVELLTGYPLFPGEDEADQLACIMELLGMPPQKLLDQSKRAKNFINSKGHPRYCTVQTQPDGKVTLSGSRTRRGKLRGAPGNKDWVTALKGCDDPLFTGFLKDCLSWDPSARMIPSQALRHPWICKRVPKAPSLEKSSSRRISSYSGSFQGIANKLPPVAAVPNKLRASLATEPSGNIPLCTVLPKLVS, encoded by the coding sequence GTTTCTATCAACAAACTCATAATGAAGGATCACTCTCTGACTGGAAATCAGGTCAAAGTGGAGCAGTTATTTGAGGACTCTGGCAACAGAAGGAGCAGCGCTCTTCAGTCTGCAGGCCTTACTCCAGAAAGATCTCTCCCTTCCCTGACAAAAGAGAAAACCCTAGAGAGCCTGGGTCCCAGAGGCAATGGGAGCTCCTTGAAATCACATAAAGCCATCTCCCAACCTCCAGAGCAAGCTGTCAAGCAGTTCAAACATCAGCTGTCAGCTTATGAGCTGCAGGAGATCTTTAGTTTCTCTGAGATTTATTTTGTGGGGCCGTCTGCCAAAAAGAGGCAGGGGGTGATCGGCGGCCCCAACAACAGCGGCTACGACGACGACCAAGGCAGCTACATCCACGTGCCCCACGACCACCTGGCTTACAGGTATGAGGTGCTCAAAATCATTGGCAAGGGAAGTTTTGGACAAGTTGCTAAAGTCTACGATCACAAACTCCACCAGCACCTGGCCTTAAAGATGGTTCGCAATGAGAAGAGGTTCCACCGCCAAGCCGCCGAGGAGATCAGGATCCTGGAGCACCTGAAGAAGCAGGATAAAACAGGCAGCATGAATGTGATCCACATGCTGGAAAGCTTCACCTTTCGGAACCACATCTGCATGACCTTTGAACTCTTGAGTATGAACCTGTATGAGCTGATTAAAAGGAATAAGTTTCAGGGCTTTAGCCTCCAGCTGGTTCGGAAGTTCGCTCACTCCATCCTGCAGTGTTTGGATGCCCTTTATAGAAACAAAATCATCCACTGTGACTTGAAGCCAGAAAATATCCTCCTAAAACAGCAAGGGAGGAGCGGAATCAAGGTTATAGATTTTGGGTCCAGCTGTTTTGAGCACCAAAGAGTCTACACATACATCCAGTCCCGGTTTTATCGGGCGCCAGAGGTGATCCTGGGCAGCCGCTACGGGATGCCCATAGACATGTGGAGTTTTGGCTGTATCCTGGTGGAGCTTTTGACTGGCTACCCTCTTTTCCCCGGAGAGGACGAGGCAGACCAGCTGGCCTGTATAATGGAACTTCTTGGAATGCCACCTCAGAAGCTTTTGGATCAATCCAAGCGAGCCAAGAACTTCATCAACTCCAAGGGTCACCCCCGTTACTGCACGGTGCAGACGCAGCCGGACGGGAAGGTGACCCTGAGCGGGAGCCGCACGCGCCGGGGCAAGCTCCGGGGTGCCCCAGGGAACAAGGACTGGGTGACAGCTCTGAAGGGCTGTGATGACCCCTTGTTCACTGGATTCCTGAAGGATTGCCTCAGCTGGGATCCTTCTGCACGCATGATTCCCAGCCAGGCCCTGCGGCACCCCTGGATCTGCAAACGGGTGCCCAAAGCCCCCAGCTTGGAGAAAAGCTCCAGCAGACGGATTTCGAGCTATTCGGGTTCCTTCCAAGGAATTGCTAACAAGCTGCCTCCCGTGGCTGCAGTCCCCAACAAGCTGAGGGCCAGTCTGGCCACTGAGCCCAGTGGCAACATCCCTCTGTGTACTGTGCTCCCCAAACTGGTCAGCTAG